A portion of the Cryptomeria japonica chromosome 5, Sugi_1.0, whole genome shotgun sequence genome contains these proteins:
- the LOC131041134 gene encoding F-box protein At5g49610-like, with product MDVQVWSKLPEELLMRNLSDLPSLIMRKFVVVCKSWRTQFQQSQLSVPLSLFPAFLIGSLHSHNDYDNLYLLQSPVTYPLRKLSLDFLATSGHVVTTCKSLLCYVSYPRSFIFKDTKSSICGPSDLFSICNPITRTWKRLPPPIQLRSDTHFIAMSFDPCARRCLLVIGVNNNTGGDRNQLVMEIFDSQSSTWTKLEMDMPLSVFPKGEGLYSRGSFYWINYNPLDQSSRPMFRYDVAAYNVAENRWDVIRRPETGKDIPEFEYHCCWKLTGYDGKVVMVDQIDMSLWELNIEGCEGPS from the coding sequence ATGGACGTTCAAGTATGGAGTAAGCTACCAGAAGAATTATTAATGCGGAATTTATCTGACCTGCCTAGTCTAATCATGAGAAAGTTCGTGGTTGTTTGTAAATCATGGAGAACACAATTCCAGCAGAGTCAATTAAGTGTCCCTCTTTCTTTGTTCCCTGCTTTTCTTATAGGAAGTTTGCACAGCCATAATGACTATGATAATTTGTACTTACTTCAATCACCGGTCACTTACCCTCTGCGCAAACTATCATTAGATTTTTTGGCGACCTCCGGCCATGTAGTGACGACCTGCAAGAGCCTCCTCTGTTATGTTAGTTACCCGAGAAGTTTTATTTTCAAGGACACTAAATCGTCAATTTGTGGCCCCTCCGATTTGTTCTCCATCTGCAATCCTATCACCAGGACATGGAAAAGGCTGCCTCCTCCTATCCAGCTGCGATCCGATACACATTTCATTGCCATGTCATTTGACCCTTGTGCAAGGAGATGTCTGTTGGTTATAGGAGTTAATAACAACACCGGAGGAGATAGAAACCAGCTGGTTATGGAGATCTTTGATTCACAGAGTTCTACATGGACCAAATTGGAGATGGATATGCCCCTATCAGTTTTTCCGAAAGGAGAAGGTTTATATTCTAGAGGAAGCTTTTATTGGATTAATTACAACCCACTTGATCAGAGCAGCCGGCCCATGTTCCGATACGATGTTGCAGCATACAATGTTGCAGAGAATCGTTGGGATGTTATCAGGCGACCAGAGACAGGAAAAGATATACCTGAGTTTGAGTACCATTGCTGCTGGAAGTTAACTGGGTACGATGGGAAAGTTGTTATGGTGGACCAAATAGATATGTCTCTATGGGAGCTTAATATAGAAGGTTGTGAAGGGCCTAGCTAG